A portion of the Oxynema aestuarii AP17 genome contains these proteins:
- a CDS encoding IS200/IS605 family accessory protein TnpB-related protein, with the protein MYKGQCYKLQGYDRSSIKVFNGTDWVWTTVQITGLRERHTVDSNKLLSPSLIFNEEKNACHLSVPFECHPPQREQDGTVVSVDLGINTTATVAVVNFDGTVIHREFIHPGRDIDEVAAAAGTCVLRNGDRRDQRLKSVSKRASKTMGKGGSLQKGFCSNTYRKCRNINRQIGQIVSKRIVQIARQFKADAIVFENLKGWKAKGGQKRSNLRQRFHGWLKGMIRDFTEMKWQEMGGKVVDVVAAYTSKLAYDGSGVVRRDSKNYALAKFFSGKRYNTDLNGALNIAARGILQLTCRKDSEERSSQKSGRSPRSWACLCDLWTSTVPG; encoded by the coding sequence TTGTACAAAGGTCAATGCTACAAACTACAGGGCTACGATCGCAGCTCCATCAAAGTATTTAACGGGACGGATTGGGTCTGGACGACCGTTCAAATTACTGGTCTGCGAGAACGACATACGGTAGACAGCAACAAACTGCTGTCACCTTCCCTCATTTTTAATGAGGAGAAAAATGCTTGTCACCTCTCGGTCCCATTTGAGTGCCATCCACCCCAACGGGAGCAAGATGGCACTGTGGTTAGTGTTGACCTGGGTATTAACACCACCGCAACCGTAGCAGTCGTGAATTTTGACGGCACTGTAATCCATCGTGAATTTATTCACCCAGGAAGAGACATAGACGAAGTCGCCGCAGCCGCAGGAACCTGCGTCCTGCGGAACGGCGACCGTCGAGACCAACGGCTGAAATCGGTATCGAAACGAGCCAGTAAGACAATGGGAAAAGGCGGAAGTCTTCAAAAAGGCTTCTGTTCTAATACCTATCGCAAATGCCGTAACATCAACCGTCAAATCGGGCAGATCGTCTCGAAGCGTATCGTGCAAATTGCCCGACAATTCAAGGCCGATGCCATTGTTTTTGAGAACCTGAAAGGATGGAAAGCCAAGGGTGGACAAAAACGGTCTAACCTGCGCCAACGCTTTCACGGGTGGCTCAAGGGTATGATTCGAGATTTTACCGAGATGAAGTGGCAAGAGATGGGCGGTAAGGTCGTGGATGTCGTTGCCGCCTATACCTCAAAGCTTGCCTATGACGGGAGTGGGGTGGTGCGGCGGGACTCCAAAAACTATGCGCTGGCTAAATTTTTTTCGGGCAAGCGGTACAACACCGACCTCAATGGGGCGCTCAACATTGCTGCCCGAGGCATTCTTCAGCTTACTTGCCGAAAGGACAGTGAGGAGCGTTCCAGCCAAAAGTCTGGACGTTCGCCTAGAAGCTGGGCTTGTTTGTGTGACCTGTGGACTAGCACCGTTCCAGGTTAG
- a CDS encoding RNA-guided endonuclease InsQ/TnpB family protein, with product MKGFKTKLDLNNRQRTLMAKHAGVARHAWNWGLATCKETLEAGGKLLSAIDLHKRLVAEVKSQNPWYYEVSKCSPQEALRHLSKAFKRVGQVNGTGFPKFKKKKVKDSFYLEGSIKISGCWVKLPRIGWVKSHEQLPPVYLKNVTIGKRAGDWYIAFKIDFEPSPQPPFERGAKGDRERIGVDVGIKTLATLSDGKIYPNPKAYRQAKKKLAKLQKELSRRQTGGKNREKTKLKLAKAHRRIADIRADHLHKLTTYLAKNHGEVKIEDLNVSGMLKNHKLAGAIADGGFDEFRRQLEYKCEWYGSKLTLIDPWYPSSQICSSCGHRQKMRLDKRQYDCPNCHASIDRDLNAAINLENAESSAV from the coding sequence GTGAAAGGCTTTAAGACCAAACTAGACTTAAATAACCGACAACGAACGCTGATGGCGAAACACGCAGGAGTCGCTCGACACGCTTGGAATTGGGGACTGGCTACCTGTAAGGAAACATTAGAAGCTGGAGGTAAACTCCTGAGTGCTATAGACTTACACAAAAGATTAGTCGCCGAGGTAAAAAGTCAGAATCCTTGGTACTATGAAGTCTCCAAATGTAGCCCTCAAGAAGCGTTGCGTCACCTCAGTAAAGCGTTTAAGCGAGTTGGGCAAGTCAACGGAACAGGTTTCCCCAAGTTTAAGAAAAAGAAGGTCAAAGATAGTTTTTACCTGGAAGGAAGCATTAAAATTTCCGGTTGTTGGGTAAAGCTACCTCGGATCGGTTGGGTAAAAAGCCACGAACAGTTACCGCCAGTCTATCTTAAAAACGTCACGATCGGTAAACGAGCAGGGGACTGGTATATTGCCTTCAAAATTGATTTTGAACCATCCCCCCAACCCCCCTTTGAAAGGGGGGCGAAGGGGGATAGGGAGCGGATTGGGGTAGATGTAGGAATTAAAACTCTGGCCACCCTGAGCGATGGTAAAATCTATCCCAATCCGAAAGCTTATCGTCAGGCCAAGAAAAAACTGGCCAAACTCCAGAAAGAACTAAGCCGCCGTCAAACAGGAGGTAAAAATCGAGAAAAAACTAAACTCAAGTTAGCTAAAGCCCACCGACGCATCGCGGATATTAGAGCCGACCATTTACACAAGTTAACAACTTACTTAGCCAAGAACCACGGCGAAGTAAAAATTGAAGACTTAAATGTGTCAGGAATGCTCAAAAATCACAAGCTGGCTGGTGCGATTGCGGATGGTGGGTTTGATGAGTTCCGTCGTCAGCTTGAGTATAAATGCGAGTGGTATGGGAGCAAATTAACGCTGATTGACCCGTGGTATCCCAGTTCGCAGATCTGTTCTAGCTGCGGACACCGACAAAAAATGCGCCTGGACAAAAGACAGTATGATTGTCCGAACTGTCACGCCTCCATAGATCGTGACTTAAATGCGGCAATTAATTTGGAAAACGCGGAGAGCTCAGCCGTGTAA
- the def gene encoding peptide deformylase produces the protein MTSEILVEKTKLDKPPLTIHFLGDRVLRQSAKRVARVDDEVRQLVREMLASMYTADGIGLAAPQVGVTKQAIVVDCEPDNAATPPFVLINPKIKKYSRDECVYEEGCLSIPNVYLDVKRPSAIEVSFKDEHGRPQNLKASGLLARCIQHEMDHLHGVLFVDRVENTLALTEQLSKHGFSLQAVKRVA, from the coding sequence ATGACTTCTGAAATTCTCGTCGAGAAGACGAAGTTAGATAAGCCACCCCTGACGATCCACTTTCTCGGCGATCGCGTTTTACGCCAGTCAGCCAAGCGGGTTGCTCGCGTCGATGACGAAGTGCGCCAGTTAGTGCGCGAAATGCTCGCCAGCATGTACACGGCGGACGGGATTGGTTTAGCTGCCCCGCAAGTCGGCGTTACCAAACAGGCGATCGTCGTAGACTGCGAACCGGATAATGCGGCGACGCCGCCTTTCGTGTTGATCAATCCCAAAATTAAGAAATATTCTCGGGACGAGTGCGTTTACGAGGAAGGCTGTTTGAGCATTCCCAACGTTTACTTAGATGTCAAACGTCCCAGCGCGATCGAAGTTTCTTTTAAAGACGAACACGGACGCCCTCAGAACCTCAAAGCCAGTGGCTTGTTAGCCCGTTGCATCCAGCACGAGATGGATCACCTTCACGGCGTTCTGTTTGTCGATCGCGTCGAAAATACCCTAGCGCTGACCGAACAGCTTTCAAAACACGGCTTTTCCCTACAAGCGGTGAAGCGGGTGGCTTAG
- a CDS encoding Calx-beta domain-containing protein, with product MPGNTEETFSLANNDSIAGSTAQQTQSNSSEGIFLDFSNGENFNALQGNDTIIGSFTDDTLSGDSGNDLIFGNQGNDILDGNEGDDSVYGGANNDTVRGGSGNDRLFGDANNNGRSALLDPFGNDYLQGGLGNDEIHGNQGLDTLDGEGGNDTLYGGQDSDILLGADGSDLLYGNNHNDTVYGSTGDDTAFGDAGDDVVYGEEGNDFIDGGQGNDTLSGGSGNDLIRGDLIEQGESSFQAVSLPFNLIELQVNDLLFGEDGNDTLIGGANNDLLFGNTDNDVLYGNQGTDTVYGGQGNDLVYGGQNNDLLFGDKGDDTVSADEGNDTAFGGEGNDVIFGIAGNNVLGGNQGNDILVGGAGDETLQGGKDNDSLVGNEGNDVLDGDLGSDTLRGGQGSDKFVLREGISNFDPAQANLVTDFTDGEDFIQLTGRLQFEDVDIRQGINENAGNTVVRELLTGNVIILQGVNASTIDRSDFLPPPPPPPPPPAPPGGDSGLPPLEEPPAIDPTPTDPTEPELPDEPGTLQFGAANFQVNEDGTPVTAVTIIRTGGDLGAVGASISLSNGTATSPDDYQDAPISVEFQDGQTSQTIAIPITQDELAEGDETINLSLANPTGGASIGAQRTATLTIVDDEVPGNLAFSSPTYTVLEDDSTAVVVTVTRSNGSDGVLEATVTLSDGPANPNATPPVDAATGGSEPFAAGVDYNNSAIGVSFADGDTAPKQIRIPVNADALPENNETLTLTLVGPRVGQTTEAVLTIEDDDDPDRTILQFTGATYSYAEDGTPTDAQVTVSRSGNLTAGATVDVTFANGTGAEGATGGTDFTAAGVDFNNTVQTLTFAPNETEKTVNISINDDTDAEANELFQASLVNPTSTDATVIAAVGPQSTADIEIVDNDLPVVTIAATTPNASEDGNAGRFTITRQDSLGNPIVDDPEPLTVTYSVGGSANSGEDFDPITGTVTIAANQADATIDITPIDDNESELDEIIELTLTGGPPDYTIGGEESAAVTIADNDIPTVFISPTDPEAAEGGPEGNGQFTLRRLGDKRDALTVSYSVSDLSSATPGVDFEALAGTATIPAGTDRATINISPLDDGIPTGSNPGEESFVETVILELTPTTFPPYDVGGSGVGTLILFNYP from the coding sequence ATGCCAGGCAACACAGAGGAGACCTTCTCCCTCGCTAACAACGATTCGATCGCGGGGTCTACAGCGCAGCAAACTCAATCCAACTCGTCCGAAGGCATCTTCCTGGATTTCTCCAACGGAGAAAACTTTAACGCCCTTCAAGGCAACGACACTATTATCGGATCCTTCACCGACGACACCCTATCCGGAGACTCAGGCAACGATTTAATTTTCGGTAACCAAGGGAACGACATCCTCGACGGGAACGAAGGCGACGACTCCGTATATGGCGGAGCCAACAACGACACCGTTAGGGGCGGCTCCGGTAACGATCGCCTCTTCGGCGATGCCAACAACAACGGTAGATCCGCCTTACTCGACCCCTTCGGCAACGACTACCTCCAGGGGGGACTCGGGAACGACGAAATCCACGGCAACCAAGGTCTAGACACCCTAGACGGAGAAGGAGGAAACGATACCCTCTACGGCGGTCAAGACTCAGACATCCTCTTGGGGGCCGACGGCAGTGACCTGCTCTACGGCAACAACCACAACGATACCGTTTACGGTTCCACAGGCGACGACACCGCCTTCGGCGACGCTGGAGACGATGTCGTCTACGGAGAAGAAGGCAACGACTTCATCGACGGCGGTCAAGGTAACGATACCCTCTCCGGCGGAAGCGGCAACGACCTAATCCGAGGCGATCTCATCGAACAAGGAGAATCCTCCTTCCAAGCCGTCAGTCTCCCCTTCAACCTCATCGAACTGCAAGTCAACGATCTGCTCTTCGGTGAAGACGGAAACGATACCCTCATTGGTGGCGCCAACAACGACCTCTTATTCGGTAACACCGATAACGACGTCCTGTACGGCAATCAAGGTACCGACACCGTTTATGGCGGTCAGGGCAACGACCTCGTTTATGGCGGCCAAAATAACGACCTCCTCTTCGGCGATAAAGGCGACGATACTGTATCCGCCGACGAAGGGAACGACACCGCCTTCGGGGGAGAAGGCAACGACGTCATCTTCGGCATCGCAGGTAATAACGTCCTCGGCGGCAATCAAGGCAACGACATTCTCGTCGGTGGCGCAGGCGACGAAACCCTCCAAGGAGGGAAAGATAACGATTCCCTCGTCGGGAACGAAGGGAACGACGTTCTCGACGGCGATCTCGGTAGCGATACCCTCCGAGGCGGACAAGGCTCCGATAAATTTGTCCTGCGAGAAGGCATCAGTAACTTCGACCCGGCCCAAGCCAACTTAGTCACCGACTTTACCGATGGCGAAGACTTCATTCAGCTCACCGGACGACTGCAGTTTGAAGATGTCGATATCCGCCAAGGCATTAATGAAAATGCGGGCAATACGGTCGTTCGCGAACTGCTCACCGGGAATGTCATTATTCTCCAAGGAGTTAACGCCAGCACGATCGATCGCTCCGACTTCCTGCCGCCGCCCCCGCCGCCCCCGCCGCCGCCCGCACCTCCTGGCGGTGATTCCGGGCTGCCTCCCCTTGAAGAACCCCCCGCGATCGATCCGACCCCCACAGACCCCACGGAACCGGAACTTCCCGACGAACCAGGTACCTTACAATTTGGCGCGGCGAACTTCCAAGTCAACGAAGATGGTACCCCAGTCACCGCAGTAACGATTATCCGAACGGGCGGCGATTTGGGCGCCGTCGGTGCCAGTATCTCCCTGAGTAACGGAACGGCCACGTCTCCCGATGACTATCAGGATGCGCCGATTTCCGTCGAATTTCAAGATGGGCAAACCTCTCAAACGATCGCCATTCCCATCACCCAAGACGAACTGGCAGAAGGCGACGAAACCATCAATCTTTCCCTGGCCAATCCGACGGGAGGAGCTAGCATCGGCGCCCAACGTACCGCCACCCTCACCATTGTCGATGACGAAGTCCCCGGGAACTTAGCCTTTAGTTCTCCCACCTACACTGTTTTAGAAGACGACAGTACGGCGGTCGTCGTCACGGTGACCCGTTCTAACGGCAGTGATGGGGTCTTGGAAGCGACGGTCACCCTCAGCGACGGTCCGGCCAACCCGAATGCTACACCGCCCGTGGATGCGGCTACGGGCGGATCGGAGCCATTTGCGGCTGGAGTGGACTACAACAACAGCGCCATTGGGGTCAGCTTTGCTGACGGAGATACCGCACCGAAGCAGATTCGCATTCCCGTCAATGCCGATGCCCTTCCCGAAAATAACGAAACCCTGACATTAACCCTCGTCGGACCTCGGGTGGGTCAAACCACGGAAGCCGTGTTGACCATTGAGGATGACGACGATCCCGATCGCACCATCCTCCAATTTACTGGGGCGACTTACAGTTACGCAGAAGATGGCACGCCGACCGACGCTCAAGTAACTGTCTCGCGTTCCGGCAATTTGACCGCCGGGGCGACCGTCGATGTCACCTTTGCCAATGGCACGGGTGCCGAAGGAGCCACGGGAGGAACTGATTTTACGGCGGCTGGCGTCGATTTCAACAATACGGTTCAAACCCTGACGTTTGCACCCAACGAGACCGAAAAGACCGTCAATATCAGCATCAATGACGATACGGATGCGGAAGCGAACGAGTTATTCCAAGCCAGCTTAGTCAATCCGACTTCGACAGATGCAACCGTCATCGCTGCCGTCGGCCCACAATCAACCGCAGACATTGAAATTGTCGATAACGATCTGCCTGTGGTGACGATCGCCGCAACAACGCCAAATGCCAGCGAAGATGGCAATGCCGGACGCTTTACCATCACCCGCCAAGATTCTCTCGGCAATCCGATCGTTGACGATCCCGAGCCCTTGACGGTGACCTACAGTGTCGGCGGTTCGGCCAACAGTGGGGAAGATTTCGATCCGATTACCGGAACGGTCACTATTGCCGCCAACCAAGCCGATGCGACCATCGACATTACCCCCATCGACGATAACGAAAGCGAACTCGACGAAATTATCGAATTAACGCTGACAGGAGGGCCGCCGGACTACACCATTGGAGGTGAAGAGAGTGCAGCCGTGACGATCGCCGATAATGACATTCCTACAGTCTTTATCTCGCCGACCGATCCGGAAGCGGCAGAAGGCGGTCCCGAAGGCAACGGTCAATTTACGTTGCGTCGCCTCGGTGACAAGCGAGATGCCCTTACCGTCAGCTATTCGGTCTCGGATCTGAGTTCGGCTACCCCAGGGGTGGACTTTGAAGCGCTGGCTGGAACGGCGACGATTCCCGCAGGAACCGATCGCGCCACCATTAACATTAGTCCTCTCGATGATGGCATTCCGACAGGCTCGAATCCCGGCGAGGAATCCTTTGTCGAAACGGTGATTTTAGAATTGACCCCAACCACGTTCCCGCCTTACGACGTCGGCGGTTCTGGGGTCGGAACGCTCATTTTGTTTAACTATCCCTAA
- a CDS encoding sucrose synthase: protein MSELIKSVLKCDEKSDLRQFASELRSSEKRYLLRNDIERAFAEYCEEHQKPSYFYHSSYLGKLLYYTQEMILEDESICMIVRPKIASQEVYRIDEDLTVEPMTVQDLLDLRDRFVDRHHPSEGDVLELDFQPFYDYSPTIRDPKNIGKGVQFLNRYLSSKLFQDPRQWLEMLFEFLSLHSYNGLQLLINERIKNRRELSERVKEAIGFVSQRPDDDPFDNFRFDLQEIGFEPGWGNTAVRVRETLEILDELIDSPDDAVLESFISRIPMIFRVVLISVHGWFGQEGVLGRPDTGGQVVYVLDQARSLEKRLQQEFHDQGLDVLGVHPKVIILSRSIPEAEGTRCDERLEKVRGTDNGWILRVPFREFNPHVTQKWISRFEIWPYLETFVIDAETELLAEFKGKPDLIIGNYSDGNLVAFLMARRLNVTQCNIAHALEKSKYLFSNLYWQDLENQYHFSLQFTADLIAMNAANFVISSTYQEIVGTPDSIGQYESYACFTMPDLYHVVNGIELFSPKFNVVPPGVNEAVYFPYKRKEDRIPANAERLEEMLFTLDDPSQIYGNLDDPKKRPIFSMARLDRIKNLTGLAECFGQSPELQERCNLILIAGKLRTEDSTDSEEIAEIEKLYHIIDQYELQGKVRWLGVRLPKADSGEIYRVIADRKGVFVQPALFEAFGLTILEAMISGLPTFATQFGGPLEIIQDRVNGFYINPTNLEETADKILKFVSKCDEHPHYWEEISERAMERVYSAYTWKIHTTRLLSLAKIYGFWNYTSKENREDLLRYLEALFYLIFKPRAQGLLQAHYQR, encoded by the coding sequence ATGTCCGAATTGATCAAATCCGTCCTCAAATGTGACGAAAAAAGTGATTTGCGGCAATTTGCCAGCGAATTACGCAGTTCCGAGAAGCGCTATCTCCTCCGTAACGATATCGAGCGCGCCTTCGCCGAATACTGCGAAGAGCATCAAAAACCCTCCTATTTTTACCACTCCTCCTATCTCGGAAAACTCCTCTACTACACCCAAGAGATGATCTTGGAAGACGAAAGCATCTGCATGATCGTTCGTCCCAAGATCGCCTCCCAAGAAGTCTATCGGATTGACGAAGATCTTACCGTCGAACCGATGACCGTCCAAGATTTGCTCGACCTGCGCGATCGTTTCGTAGACCGCCACCATCCCAGCGAAGGCGACGTCCTCGAACTCGACTTCCAACCCTTCTACGACTACTCCCCCACCATCCGCGATCCGAAAAATATCGGCAAAGGCGTCCAATTCCTCAACCGCTACCTGTCGAGTAAACTCTTCCAAGACCCCCGTCAGTGGCTGGAAATGCTCTTTGAATTTCTCAGCCTCCATTCTTACAACGGCTTGCAGCTTTTGATCAACGAACGGATCAAAAACCGCCGCGAACTCTCCGAACGAGTCAAAGAAGCCATCGGCTTCGTCTCCCAACGCCCCGACGACGACCCCTTTGACAACTTCCGGTTCGACCTTCAAGAGATCGGATTTGAACCCGGTTGGGGCAACACCGCCGTTCGCGTTCGCGAAACCCTCGAAATTCTTGACGAACTGATCGACTCCCCCGACGATGCCGTCTTGGAATCCTTCATTTCGCGGATTCCGATGATTTTCCGCGTCGTTTTGATCTCCGTCCACGGTTGGTTCGGTCAAGAAGGCGTCCTCGGTCGTCCCGACACAGGCGGTCAAGTCGTCTACGTCCTCGACCAAGCCCGCAGCCTCGAAAAACGCCTCCAACAAGAATTCCACGACCAAGGTTTAGACGTTCTCGGCGTCCATCCTAAAGTCATCATCCTCAGCCGCTCGATCCCCGAAGCCGAAGGAACCCGGTGTGACGAACGACTCGAAAAAGTTCGCGGTACCGATAACGGCTGGATTTTGCGCGTTCCCTTCCGCGAATTCAACCCCCACGTCACCCAAAAATGGATCTCTCGCTTCGAGATTTGGCCCTACCTCGAAACCTTCGTCATCGACGCCGAAACCGAGCTACTCGCCGAATTTAAAGGGAAACCGGACCTGATTATCGGTAATTATTCCGACGGCAACTTAGTCGCCTTCCTCATGGCCCGACGTCTCAACGTCACCCAATGCAATATCGCTCACGCCCTGGAAAAATCCAAGTACCTGTTTAGTAACCTCTACTGGCAAGACCTGGAAAATCAATATCATTTCTCCCTACAGTTCACCGCCGACTTGATCGCCATGAATGCGGCGAATTTCGTGATTAGCAGTACTTATCAGGAAATTGTCGGTACCCCCGACAGCATCGGTCAATACGAATCCTACGCCTGTTTCACCATGCCCGATCTCTATCACGTCGTTAACGGGATCGAGCTATTTTCGCCTAAATTTAACGTCGTTCCTCCCGGGGTCAATGAAGCCGTTTACTTCCCTTACAAGCGCAAAGAAGACCGCATCCCCGCCAATGCGGAGCGTCTCGAAGAAATGCTCTTTACTTTGGACGACCCCTCCCAAATTTACGGCAATCTCGACGATCCTAAGAAGCGCCCGATTTTCTCAATGGCTCGCTTGGATCGAATTAAAAATCTCACCGGACTCGCCGAATGTTTCGGCCAAAGTCCCGAACTGCAAGAGCGCTGCAATCTGATTTTGATCGCCGGGAAATTACGCACTGAAGATTCTACCGACTCCGAAGAAATTGCGGAAATTGAGAAGCTTTACCACATTATCGACCAATACGAACTGCAAGGGAAAGTTCGCTGGCTCGGCGTGCGGTTGCCGAAAGCCGATTCCGGCGAAATTTATCGCGTAATTGCCGATCGCAAAGGCGTTTTCGTCCAGCCTGCACTGTTTGAAGCTTTCGGTTTGACGATCTTAGAAGCTATGATTTCTGGCTTGCCTACGTTTGCCACTCAATTCGGCGGACCGTTGGAAATTATTCAAGATCGGGTTAACGGGTTCTATATCAATCCCACGAACTTGGAAGAAACTGCAGACAAAATTCTCAAATTTGTCTCTAAATGTGACGAACATCCCCATTATTGGGAAGAAATTTCAGAACGGGCAATGGAACGGGTTTACAGCGCCTACACCTGGAAAATTCACACGACCCGGTTGCTCTCTCTCGCGAAGATTTACGGGTTTTGGAATTATACCTCCAAAGAAAATCGAGAGGATTTGCTTCGCTATCTTGAAGCGCTCTTCTATCTTATTTTTAAACCCCGCGCTCAAGGGTTATTGCAGGCCCATTACCAACGTTAA
- a CDS encoding carboxypeptidase M32 yields MPTSENNEPLLAQLQQRLREIADLEGAAAVLNWDRVTYMPPGGASARARQLATLRQLAHAKFTDPKMGELLESLELEYRDRPYDSDEASLIRIVRRDYDRAVRIPAAFLAEFSQHRATCYEAWAKARQADDFEIVRPYLEKTLELSRERASFFPESDHIADSAIQSADYGYTVAELKPLFEQLRSQLVPIVEAIGDRREIDDSCLHQHFPEERQLLFCHRAIARMGYDFSRGRQDKTLHPFMTKFSLGDVRITTRVYESHLGQALFSSIHEAGHALYEQGISEAFEASPLGRGASSGLHESQSRLWENIVARSRGFWEYFYNQLQGVFLSQLGQISTEKFYRAINKVRRSLIRTDADEVTYNLHVAIRFDLELALLEGKLSVRDLPEAWRERYRQDLGIVPDSDRDGVLQDVHWYDGAIGGRFQSYTLGNLMSVQFYQQAIAEDPEIPVDIERGNLQTLHQWLKRNIYRHGSKYTANECLQRVTGQSLSVNPFIHYIREKYGDLYGLS; encoded by the coding sequence GTGCCAACCTCGGAAAATAACGAACCCTTACTGGCTCAATTGCAACAGCGCCTACGCGAAATCGCCGATTTAGAAGGAGCTGCGGCGGTATTGAACTGGGATCGAGTGACCTACATGCCTCCAGGTGGGGCCAGCGCGCGCGCTCGGCAGTTAGCGACCCTGAGACAATTGGCTCACGCTAAATTTACCGATCCGAAAATGGGCGAACTGCTCGAAAGCTTGGAACTCGAATACCGCGATCGCCCCTACGACAGCGACGAAGCCAGTTTGATCCGGATCGTGCGGCGGGACTACGATCGCGCCGTCCGCATTCCCGCCGCCTTTCTCGCCGAATTTTCCCAACATCGGGCCACCTGTTACGAAGCATGGGCCAAAGCGCGACAAGCCGACGATTTCGAGATCGTCCGACCCTATTTAGAAAAAACATTAGAACTGAGCCGAGAGCGGGCCAGTTTCTTCCCAGAGAGCGACCATATTGCCGATTCGGCGATCCAGAGTGCCGATTACGGTTACACCGTCGCCGAATTGAAACCGTTATTCGAGCAATTGCGATCGCAGTTAGTGCCGATTGTCGAGGCGATCGGCGATCGTCGTGAAATAGACGACTCCTGCTTGCACCAGCACTTCCCCGAAGAGCGCCAATTGCTGTTTTGCCATCGGGCGATCGCCCGGATGGGATACGACTTCAGCCGGGGACGCCAGGATAAAACCCTGCACCCGTTCATGACAAAATTCTCCCTCGGCGACGTTCGCATCACCACCCGCGTATACGAATCCCATCTCGGACAAGCTTTGTTTAGCAGCATCCACGAAGCCGGACACGCCTTATACGAACAAGGGATTAGCGAAGCTTTTGAAGCCAGTCCCCTCGGTCGGGGGGCCTCCAGTGGACTCCACGAAAGTCAGTCCCGCTTGTGGGAGAACATCGTCGCCCGCAGTCGGGGATTTTGGGAATATTTTTACAATCAGTTGCAAGGTGTATTTCTGTCCCAACTCGGGCAGATTTCCACCGAAAAATTCTATCGCGCCATCAATAAAGTCCGGCGATCGCTCATCCGTACCGACGCCGACGAAGTGACTTACAACCTGCACGTCGCCATTCGTTTCGATCTCGAACTGGCTCTGCTCGAAGGAAAATTGAGCGTTCGCGACCTTCCCGAAGCTTGGCGGGAACGCTATCGCCAAGACCTCGGGATCGTCCCCGACAGCGATCGCGACGGCGTACTGCAAGACGTTCACTGGTACGACGGGGCGATCGGTGGCCGATTCCAAAGTTATACCCTGGGAAATTTGATGAGCGTGCAATTTTATCAACAGGCGATCGCAGAAGATCCCGAAATTCCCGTCGATATCGAACGCGGTAACTTGCAAACCCTACACCAGTGGCTCAAACGCAATATTTACCGTCACGGAAGTAAATACACCGCCAACGAATGCCTCCAGCGCGTCACGGGTCAATCGCTCAGTGTAAACCCCTTTATTCATTACATCCGAGAGAAATACGGAGATTTGTACGGCCTTTCGTAA